AAGTCCCCTGTCATTGAGTCTGGCTTTAGTGACTCAGTTGGAATCtatagaatgtggcagaagtgatgctACATAACTTCTCAGGCTGGGCCAGGAGAGGTTGTGCCACTTCCATCTTATTGGTGGGAGTTCTGAGCTGGTGTGTTAGGAGTCAGACAGTCCTGAGACTGCCTTGCTGGAAACACCACCTTGGAAGTGATCCTCCAAGTCCCAGGTGTTTCATCCACCAGGCATTCCAGTCACCTCAGCCATTGGAGTCACACCTGCTGATCGCAGAGCAGACACTGTGGAGGAGGGCTGTCCCCACAGTGCCCTTCTGAATTTCTGACCCACAATCAGCAAGtataaatatattgttattttttagtttaCATCGCTGTTTTGGAATGGCCCATTCGTCCTCAATAGACTGTGGAATAGTTAAGCAGTTCAAGGCTTCTATTTGCTCAGATTTACCAGTCTTCACAGCACCACGGTGTACGTTATTTCTGTTTGCCATCCTTAGGGAATCCTTTGCCTACTGTGGTTGCATTTGCATGTACTTATAGTCTTTCCACGGCTTTTATGTTTGGATTCACGTCTGCATCAACTGTCTAAAAGATCTATAAGCATGTTCTAGATATATCTAACTTGACTTCATGGAAATCATGagaatgattaaaattttatgattaGCATTGCTGATAATTCTTCTGAAATAATTATAAgataaatgatatataaaaaactgaaaattttaattttaagaaatcaacTTCTACCTTCTACCATTTTCATTACTCCTACTTTATTCTATCAtggattttaaaagtcattttttcaGAGATCTGGTAATGTCAAAGGAATATTAGCTGCCATGTAGGGGCTGTTACATGGAAGCAAAAGTCCCATAAACATATATTGAATTTGACATGCCTTACAGGTAGGAACTGGCCAGTAATGGCCAGTAATGATTTGCTTTTAGTGTTGCTATCATTGTAATAGAACAGGTAAATGGAACACTAGTATGATAAAAGAAAGATTAAGAACAACTCTAGAAGTAAAAAGGAATGCCAGCTTTAGTTTTTAAGTTGTGATTTGTGGGCTCTGTTCACTACCTCCTTTGTCCGGACTATCCATTTACAGTTATAGAGCCTCTATTCTTCTAACATGAACTATTTCTATCGGGATCCAGACGATTGTCTCATTAGTAATAGCTAGACAGCGTTTGCCTCTGGTAACTTGGAGATGTGTGTGTATCAGTCTGGCTGTTCTTTCTGGAAGACTATATAACCAAGgaggatttctttttcattattagtttttaatttttcacatttcataataaatcatttttgatttaatatttattgtatttttccactaccatttaatCTCCTTACTTTCCCCTCAGCAATCAcaacactgttgtccgtgtccatgagtcctttttcctttttgctcaatccctcctctccatcccatccccaccagctgtcatctgctctccatctatgagtctgtcctcattttccttgttgcttcagtttgttcattagattccacatatgagtgagatcatacgctatttgtctttctatgactggcttatttcactcagaataatattctccaggcccatccatactgtcaccaagggtaaaactttcttctttttttacagccaagtagtattccattgggtaaatgtcccatagttgttttatccactcgtctacttgagctacttccatatcttggcgattgtaaataatgctgcaatgaacatagggtgcttatgttcttcagAATACATTCAGATGCAGCCACTGATTCTGATTTAGAAGGCAGTCAAAATGAGCAAACACAGCTTGAATAGGCTCCTCATCCTAAGAACCTGGACTTAATCAAGTATATAAAAAGTTCCCATTTACTTCAAAGCATAGCAGGTGTATATTTCTATGCAATTAGGAGATTTACCTTCAATATAGGTTCATATCATTTTCTGAATAATAATCTTAATAGCATAATAGGAACACAAAGGCATTTTAACAAATTTGTTCTAATTTCCTGGGTTAGTGTAGAAGAAAGCATTATTGGCTAATGCCGAAGGGAAGTAGAATATTACTCAAGACAATTGTACTTGTTGAGTATTTTCTTGAGCGGTAATAGAGTGAGAATTGCCAAGTTAGCACTGTGACattttgaaagttgtttttttctgctttgcagAGCTCCTTGAACATTTattacacagtttttaaaaaatctgcccccactgccctggccgggtggctcagttggttggagtatcatcccataaacAGAAAGACCaaaggttcaattccaggtcagggcacatgactgggtcgTGGGTTTGGTCACTGGTTGGGGTGCttacaagaggcaatcaattgacGTTTTTCtctcactgatatttctctccctctctcctgccctttccctctctctaaaattaataagcacatccttgggtgaggattaaaaattccCCCCAAACTAAGATCATGCTATTTCTTTTAATCACTCAGAATCCATCATATTAAGAAAATCTGGTAACTCCACAGAACCACTGAAAGAATTACCCTGAGGAGTGACAATCACATTGATTATAGAAGCTTAGAATCAACTAGAGGTATTGGTAGCAGGCAATTGAAGACAAATATAATAGTTTCCAATATGAAATTAAGTTTCTTCCCAGCTTGTAGCATTTTCATTTCTGTACATAGTGGGATGCCAGTTAACATGTTATCCAACTGAGAGGGTGTTACATAAACTCAGTAAGGCTGCAGCCGCCGAGAATCTGCACTTCTAAGGGGAGAAATCTCTTATTTTGGACAATTAAACACCCTGTAGTTCTCTCTTGCATTTCTTTGTGCCAGCCTCTGGGGTATCTCATCCTTTCAGAAATGCACAGCTTGGTTCATGGAGAGCAGGCTGCACAAAAGCTGAGACAAAAATTTTTCTTGATAGATTTCAAGGCTAATTTTGTCACTGCATTGTTGCAACGGTTCTGTTCCTTCCCCACATCAGCATGCTGAAATGCCTCGTACTGAGAAAGCTGAGGGACAATCACTGGGCCAAAAGTGGCAGCtgggaaagattaaaaaatatatacagataaaGGAATCAAGGGCTGAGAGGTAAGAAAGACAGCTGGCAGATTTAAGGGATGTGGCCTCTAAGCAGCTGAAAGGGACAGCAGTCCAGGGAGAGACTGTTTGAGAGATAAGAGGCTTTGTGCACGCTGAAGAAATATGCCAAAGATGATAAGACATGCAGCTGTTATAGAAACACGAATTATCAAGATCCTTGGTATGCCCGGCACATGAAGACTTTCAACATGTGTGCTGAATGTGCTCAAGGGGACAGGCCTGTGACCCCTTTTACCAGTCAGTTTCACTCCCCGTAACTCTCTCCTAGTGAGGACACCGCATACTTCTCACCGCATTACTTCTTCAAGTTCTCCTTTTCTCCCCGGTTGCCTCTCAGTTTTCCTTGAGATAGTTAAGCTATTCATGGCAGATGACTTGAACCATATACCTTTCATAACTATATTCTGCATTTAAATTCAATGTCATTATTATTACAATTGGCAGTGTTCATTAAAACCTTATAATTATTTGACATCCTTTGACACAAACTGAGAAACGCTCTTATTTAACTTAATAGTAGTTTATTATAGTGAATTGCACCATTAGTATAATATTTTTCCCATAAAGGCACAAGTAGCTGAAGGTCAAGATGATTAAATAATCATTATAATCTTTAGTACTATGACTAAACAAATGTTGGCGGGAGAAATTAAATTAAGAAGATGAGCATGGGGACATTTATGCTATGTGATTTTTATTAAGGATCTTAATCATGTATATGCAACTTGCCTCGGGGTCCTTAGATTTCTGCTTGACCTCAGAGTCTTTAGAACCGAAGGCATGCTTACTAAGCTCCCCTTAAAGTTTCCGAGACAATTCTTAGCGACACAGAAAGATATTGCTACATGACCCCGTGGCACTCAGTCTGTGGCATCAGCCAGACCTGGGTTTCGTCTCACAGTTCTACCACCTACggctgtgactttgggcagacTTACCAACCTCTCTGTCACGTGACGATAGTGCCAAGCCTACTGTGAGGTTGTGAGGATTTAAGATAATGTGCAGTTCCTGGCATAAATGCACGCCCAGGAATAGCAGCCAAACACCTAGATATTTAAAGTCAAGAGAAGTGTGTTCAATGCAATGTTGACTATTACCAATGTTCTTTTTCTAACAAAGATCTATGACACAAAATGAATCTTTAAAGTGAAAGCGAAGACTGCAGGAAAGCTTGTGTGCCAAGCTCTCATACTGAAATTCTCCTCTGAGCTCTCGGGGGCCTGAGACGCCCACTGTGACTTCACGTTTGCCCTGTTGCGCTGCCCCAGGGTATCACCTTTCCATCAGGCATTGTTTTATTCTAAGCACATTGCCGAACATGGGCAATGGCagagcacatggaatgttttcaagATATTACTAAGGAAGTAGGCATAGTGTGGGAAGTTGGCATTAGAAAAAACTTTTAACATGGTACCCCAGAGATAAGCGTGTACCAAAAGTACAATTAGATGTCATTCTGAAGGTCAGAATAGTGGATTCATTTGTGGTTGGGAATGAATCAAATTTGTTCAGGGCAACACTGAAGGCTTCTTTAGCTCTTCTGGAATCTTCCATCCCCATTCTTCACAATAATTCACACCTACATGCAGGAATTTTTCCCTCCACTAAGTCAGTGGTTGCTTTGCTCGCATGTAACAGGAAATTGAGGACAGGGAACCAGTGCCTCTGTCGAGGAACCCCGGGGAAAGCTCATAGGGTTCACTAGAAAGCGGAGAGTCAGGGAGCCGCATGCTGGGGTGGTGTGCACACAGGATTTGGTTTCAGACCATCTTGAAATCCTGGTTCTTCCCCATGCTGAccctgtgactttgggcaggctGCTCACTGCCTTTGcactcttctctttctgaaagaTCGGGACACTACCTTatgttgttatgaggattaaatacatGTACTTGGTACATGGTATGCGGTTAGTGGTGTAGGTCTCTTCCCTCACACCACTTCACAAACTCTCCATTATTTTTCCAAAGGCCCATCCACAGAGGTCAGCCAGTGTCAAGGAAGAAGTCACACAGATCTCCTGTATTTTCAGCCACAAATGGTGAAGGAAAGTGAACAGGGTAGCAAGGTACCTACATTGTCTGtaatttttcccttctctctcctgactCACTTGTCTGCTTAAAATGGGAAGTGACAGTAGAtaagataggaaaagaaaaaaagttgatgTCCCTGTCCCTGGAGGTCCAAGGTCCATGGTGAAGCTCCACCTAAGCCTAACAGGCACCATGATGGtctgtttctaaatttttcagttacaaaagAGGTACTCCATTTCCTAAGATGTCTAAACATTTGCAAGCTCGAAACCTCAGCTGTTCTcctgaatgtcttttatttactGGTAATAGAAGGCAGAAGAGAAACACATGTCTAATTACTGTCCTTTAAATGATTCCCCCACATTCCTTCCCCAGATGAAATCTCTGCCACTCAGCTAGCCACCTCTGCCCGTCTTCCCATTGTGACCCCCTTCAAGGCAAGCCCTTGCCTCCTGTGATCTCGCCCACGTGACTCCTGCTCCGTCATCTCATCCTCCTTCGCTTACTTTTAGGAGATGATTTTGACCTTAGTGCCTCTTCATATTTCCTTCTCCACCCTTTCACATCCCTCTCTTCTCAAATTTCAAAATGTATGAAGTGAATGTAGAATGGAAATGCACACCCTGAGACTCTCCCAAGTCACTCGCTGTATCTCTTTCATCTCACCTGAGGTACCTGCCGGACCCGTGGCACTGCCAGGAGGCAGAGTACTTAGAAAGTAAACAAGCTCATAAGTGGCTGAGACTGTCAGATGTTCACAGTTTAAACATAGAGCTAAAGCACAACTTTCCACTTGGCAAAACTATGTTTTTGTATTCAAAACTCATTTTGGAAGGCCGTTTCAGATATTTGCCCTTTTATGAGCACATTATCTGGAactattaaaggagaaaaaataagaattggcCCTCAATCCCCGTTATTATGCAATCAGAGTTTCCTCTAACCGTGGCAAAACGGAAAACAATGCACACCTCCCAACTCACTTAAAATATATGACGGGCCTCAGTGGTAGCACCtcggatttttaaaaagcaatgtcaTTCATCGTCCAGGAGACAAATGACTGGAGAGAAAGGGACTTTATAGACCTTTTCTCTGAATCTGAAGAAGTTGGTGAAGAATAACCAAATACTGTGCCATTAAGACAGAACTAATTTATGACATCAAAGCTATCAATGTATACCATTTTTCTTATCTAAAATTTCTAAAGTGCCTGTACACATATTGTCCAATTTCTCATTTTGATTTACGATTGGGATTTCAAAGCCTGGAATTTAAATGACCTAGCTATAAATCATTATTGGGCTTTTAAAATTCAACTGAGAACAAATACCCAAAAATGAGTAAGTGCTTAAGCAAAACAAGTTAGAATTTCCATGGAAACAGCCTGGAATCTcgaaagagagagaggacaaaaGTAAGcatgaaaatgcatttatttattttttggttcctTTTCACCTCTGCCCCTCCAAACCTCAGGCTGGCCTCTTAATGAATGCTTTCAAGCCTCAGAGGGAATTAAGAAGAACAATATTTGACAGGAGTGAGGAAGGAACTAAATATAGTTCTCCTGTGAGAGAAATGCATTCCATAATCTTTGTCTCCCGATCTGAGCAGTCTCTCCATCTTCCAATAATGTTTTCTGTGCTGCCCTTGTATAGCAAGTTTAGTTACTACTTTATGAGAAAAAATCCTGTCCTCTTTTGGAAGTcacttattttcaaattaatattgtatatatttccTATGATTTCCGTTTGCCTAATACTTTAGAATTTCTAAAATGCTCtcataaaattaattcatttaaccagTACAATCTGAGAGGTACACAGAGTACTATGTTGGGTACTATCAATTGACATTTTACCAGGGTAGAGGGGTTCAAGGTCACCATGTTGGTAAGTAAAGGATTCGGCCAGCTCTTTGGATCTCAGAGCCATTGCTTTTCTAACTACAAGTACAATTAGCCTGCCTGGCCAATGCAAACACTTTGTCATGCTCTTCTCCCCTCTTTGTTAGGTAttaagaacttttatttatttacttttagaaatatatgCTTTAGCATCTAAATTAAAAAAGTTCCCCTCTCTACAACTGCTAATATTGATATTATATAgatcaggaaatatttttaaaaaagggtacaGCCTCTGGCTTTCCTGAGTATGGCTATTTTTGACAAGGTTTTCCCAGAACTGTGTGACCTATTTTTAATTGATAAATcaaataatgtttcattttaaagttcaGCAATCAATGTATGGCTTATTGAGAGCAAAAGTGACCTTGCATaaatatgaaaagttaaaaataaaacatgtcctttgaaataaaataatcactgATGCATTGAATAAATTAGATAGTTTAGAAATCATTTTACTGATCCAAGGTGATACCTTGGGATACAGTAATATCTCTCCTTAGAAATAAGCTGGTATCTATTTTTTGTTGGTAAGTAAAGGCAATTAAGTTTAAGATTGTGATGGCTCTAAATAGGATAATAGTTCACATAAAGCAGGAAGTGTGATAGAATTTGTTATCCAAATTTCCTgctaataatttttgaaaaataatggagtcaataaaagatattttgtCACAGATTTGGGCAATATTAAGACCAACAAAGAATCCATTCCATAATTAACATAATATATACACTTCAAGACAATATGACATATGCACCTTATGTTCTCATACGCACCTTATTAGGATGCTGCCATGTCATTGcggcaaaaaattaaaaaatgattaacatcTTACTAGGTGACTTCTTTTTTGTTAGCTTTCACTATTGGGCATTACAACAACTGCTACCAGTGATCACTTATCAAAGACTTACTAAATATTTAGCTCTGTGCCAAGTAGTTGACATCCctatttaatattcaaataacCATGGGAGACAGGTGTTATTGGCCCAATATTATAgattagaaatcaataaaaacctCATCCAAAAAGTGGACCATGAAAACAACTTATTCCCTTCACATCGCTAGAAAGTGGTACAGTCTGGTGTCAAACTTCGGTCTCCCTGACCTCGGcaccactgagccactccagcttCAGACCGATTAGCCCCTTCTGTAGCCCAGCCCCTCCAGTTTGCAGCGACATGAATAGTCTTCTAGGGTTCACTGTCGAGGAGGGCCCTTATCACTTGCTACATATAAGATATATACAGAATTAATGAAATTTACTTAGAAGGTACAAAAACAGCATGTCCAGGAAGTTTTCTGTTCACTGAAATTATTACAAGTAAATCATGGCCACTAATTTCAgttaaaagagagaaatgactCTACCTTCATGACAAAATTAGAAACAATGCaacaggagtttttaaaaattatatttaatacaaGTGAATAGATTAGAAGATCTGAAACGTTATAAAGCAATatacataatgaataaataatctgCACAGGAGAGTCATGTCTACGTTACATAACACTGTCTAGTATGGGGACACTTAAAGTAAATCCAGTGGTAACGGAGAAAGTCCATAAAAACGCTAACCTGTCTTCCCTTGTATGAAATTGTTCAAGTATAAAAATCCAATACAGTGTAAAATAGTATTCAATTtagtttaagaataaaaattacaagtattgcagtttcagaagaaaaatgtaaagcagCATTGAGAAACTACGTAAGAATAGTGTTAAACTAATGAAGTACCAATAAATGAAATCTACACGAGCAAAAATTAGAGAAGCATGAAACTAGCACTAcatcctgtttttaaaaacctaaaaactaaaataaactaaaatgtgTTCATGTAAGAGTACTCTCTTATACAGTGCAcatatgaatttaaataaatcCAACTCAACATCTTTAGCTGAACAGGTTAATATTTAATATGCTACATCTAGACCTACTAAATAATTTATGCCATGAGATGAATACATAATTTTACAGTGTCACATCTAAAGTTCCTTTCTTTAGAGTGCAGCatagtaaaacttaaaaataaatatcttaaatagcATTACTATTAAGGCACAGTATAAACCACATTATCATTACCTCTGAAGAACTGTAATCTCAGTAACTTTGCTGTCTCATGTACTGTATTCActaataaatagttttaaataggACTCTGAAATAGATACTAAAAAGtgtaaaattattcaaaaagggaaaaaaaataaatgtccttaAGACAATTCTTAAGGGTTTAGAGTCTGCAAACTCTGCCTGCCTTTAATCATAAGCCACAAGTCGACACAATAAATAGAAAGAGAAGGCTGTTGTAGTAAAAGCCTGATCCTATTTCAGAATCAGAATTGCTGACACCAGCAGATACAAGTTTCCCAAAATTGAAACAGGATGGGGAGAGGGATTAGAATGTGACAAGCTCATCAAACAAGCACAAGTGATGTGTTCTTTCCAGAACTGTGTGTGTTACTGATTGTCGGTACAGCTGTTGCACCCATGAATTCCACATCACTTGTTCCACAGTCCAGCTCACCCACAGCATAGATGAGAGAAGAGCTTTGGTGCCTGTCCACCACTTCACCCACTGCCACGTTCCTAGATTGATTGTTCGATGCCCATTTTTGAGAGAGTAAGAACATCACCTTCTTACTTGAAAAAGTTCTATAGGCCATAGCAACTTAAAAACGACAATCAGTGCTTTcaccattttgttttttgttttttttaaaaatccgcTTTTAAATGTAATTCAAGCTACATATTGCTCACTCTGTATTCCCTGGTTCAACTAGATTCAAATAACGTTTTCTAACTTGTAAAGGCAGTTTGCTTCCCTGATACtataaaaagagcaaaaataaaaaccccaTTATAAAAGTGAAGTTCCATAGTTACTCCTGCCATCCTTTCCTAGCGGCCTTGCATTTACTAAGGCTCTTTGGGATTAGTTTCCAAAACTGCGCCCACTTCCCTCTCACTCACCTCGTTCTCACCTAGAACACTACTggagtataaaaataataataattctgcTTCACAACAGCAtagcgtttttttttttaaagctgtttaaGTCAATGTTAACTCTGATTAGCTACTAAAAATCGGGAAatcgggagggagagagaaaacaattcaaCGTTGATCAGACGGCTGGTCTACTACTGCATCCGGTCTGTCTGCAGCTGCTGAGGCTGGTACTGGCCAAAGGCGGCGGctgcggcggccgcggcggcagcggcggcggcggtcCCAGGTGCGGCGGCCAGGGGCTGCTGCACCGCGTAGCCGTAGCCGCCCGCGGTGACGTAGCCAGCGGCTGCCGGGGAGGCTGCGTAGGGGTATTGGTCGtaggcggcggcagcggcggcagcagccGCGGCGGCCGAGTACTGCGCGTACGCGGCTCCAGTGTAATCAATGTAAGGGGCGGTGGAGGCCGCCGCTGCGGTCGGTTGCACGTGCGGAATGACCACTCCAGGCTGCACGAAGGCCTGAGGGTAGACGTAGTGGGCAGGTATCCTGTTGAGAAATGGAAAGCAAAGTCAGGCAGCGGTTGCCTCCTGGCTGTAGCACTGCTTGCTCAGAGATACGACAAACTCAAATTTAGTGGTTATTATGAGCATAGGGTTGCCACAATATCTGCTTTCCAGGGGTACGTGAAAGGACTCTGGCAGGAGCCGAAGTGAGGGAATGCCCCCAAAGGaatgcaacaacaaaaatataataccCTCCCTGCCAGAATTTTTGTGAATGATCATTTCGAACCAGTAATTATCACTTACCAAAACTTTTGGAAAATCAATCAAGGTTCATGAGGGCTATGAACATACGAGGTATTTCATAAATGCTTAATTGATGAAGACTTTAGGAACTTGTGATGAGTTCATAAAGCAAAACTGTTTAGCGGATAGAAAAGATTCTTAACTGTGAATAGCGGGCTCAAAAGGTAATCCACGATCATTCAGTTCCAAGGGGTGATGGCTGGTTTGTCAGAACTACAAGTTCAACAAAATCCGTATGTTTGTTATCATGGCAACCCTACTTGAAATTGCTATGCAGACTCAGCACACATTAATCCCTCCGCAACCTCAGTCAcccttattaaaaaataataatgaaaaagaagcaggcgacaaaataaaaaaggagtttAAAAGTTCACAAGTGTGGTAAACACAGCAGAATCACACTTCTCAAACGAACTGTAGTGCAGCTCACTCTTTCACAAGAGGCTGTTGTGGGAAGCTACAGAAATGCTATCAGCACTCATGGCAGTGACTCCCAAAGAGAGGTGCAGCACgctttttgcctttctttctttatttttctccataaaattcATAAGGACACAAGGGTCAATCAAACCTGTTTGACTATCAGGCAACTGAAGGTCAGCCAGCTTGTTTATCTCTATGCAAGACAGACAGAAGGGGTTTTGGGGGAAATGATGAGGCTGAGGGAAAAGGTAGGGACagggaaatacaactaaatatctctaaaatt
This DNA window, taken from Desmodus rotundus isolate HL8 chromosome 3, HLdesRot8A.1, whole genome shotgun sequence, encodes the following:
- the RBM24 gene encoding RNA-binding protein 24 isoform X1; this encodes MHTTQKDTTYTKIFVGGLPYHTTDASLRKYFEVFGEIEEAVVITDRQTGKSRGYGFVTMADRAAAERACKDPNPIIDGRKANVNLAYLGAKPRIMQPGFAFGVQQLHPALIQRPFGIPAHYVYPQAFVQPGVVIPHVQPTAAAASTAPYIDYTGAAYAQYSAAAAAAAAAAAYDQYPYAASPAAAGYVTAGGYGYAVQQPLAAAPGTAAAAAAAAAAAAAFGQYQPQQLQTDRMQ
- the RBM24 gene encoding RNA-binding protein 24 isoform X2 — encoded protein: MADRAAAERACKDPNPIIDGRKANVNLAYLGAKPRIMQPGFAFGVQQLHPALIQRPFGIPAHYVYPQAFVQPGVVIPHVQPTAAAASTAPYIDYTGAAYAQYSAAAAAAAAAAAYDQYPYAASPAAAGYVTAGGYGYAVQQPLAAAPGTAAAAAAAAAAAAAFGQYQPQQLQTDRMQ